One genomic window of Bacillus mycoides includes the following:
- a CDS encoding YqgQ family protein: protein MISIYDIQQLLKKFGTIIYTGDRIADLQLMQDELRELNQSQLIDPQDYQTALFLLKQEIQKEINKN, encoded by the coding sequence ATGATATCCATTTATGATATTCAGCAATTGTTAAAGAAATTTGGCACGATTATTTATACGGGTGATCGAATTGCTGATTTACAATTAATGCAAGATGAATTGCGTGAATTAAATCAATCACAGCTAATCGATCCACAAGACTATCAAACAGCTTTATTTTTATTGAAGCAAGAAATTCAAAAAGAGATAAATAAGAATTAG